A window of Vibrio ishigakensis contains these coding sequences:
- a CDS encoding succinylglutamate desuccinylase → MAGVMFHTSFLQDSIKDLDAISDEVRLENGVTVNKWRRGVIEIIPSSVTEQTKHIVLSSGVHGNETAPIEMVDQIATEILAQKWQPECRILLIIAHFESMAIEKRFVETNLNRLFADKDYPASQELVIAKKLKQDVARFFEGTKQENRWHLDLHCSIRSSIHYTFAISPQSDHKTRSPELIEFLEKSGIEAVLLSEEASSTFSWLSSSKYGAQALTLELGQVAKFGHNDMNRLAQFNQTLIELLQGKSLSQTGSLKAYQVANSIYRQNEAFEFFFEAKLPNFSSFELGAELGRDGEELLTMPVESGAIVFPNPGVELKQRAALIVKPCQPEFVDGNWSY, encoded by the coding sequence ATGGCCGGAGTGATGTTCCATACCTCATTTTTACAAGATTCAATCAAGGACTTAGATGCAATTTCAGATGAAGTGCGTCTAGAAAACGGTGTTACGGTTAATAAGTGGCGTCGTGGGGTTATTGAGATCATTCCAAGCTCAGTCACCGAGCAGACCAAGCATATAGTGTTATCCAGTGGCGTGCATGGCAATGAGACCGCACCGATTGAGATGGTCGATCAAATTGCGACCGAGATACTTGCGCAGAAGTGGCAACCTGAATGCCGTATCCTACTTATCATTGCCCATTTCGAGTCTATGGCCATAGAGAAGCGCTTCGTTGAGACCAACCTTAACCGACTTTTTGCCGATAAAGACTACCCAGCCTCACAAGAGTTGGTAATTGCTAAGAAGCTTAAACAGGATGTTGCGCGATTCTTCGAAGGTACCAAGCAAGAGAATCGTTGGCATTTGGATCTGCACTGTTCTATTCGCAGCTCTATACATTACACCTTTGCGATAAGCCCGCAGTCTGATCATAAAACTCGATCGCCAGAACTGATTGAGTTCCTCGAAAAGTCTGGCATCGAAGCCGTGCTGCTTTCGGAAGAGGCATCTAGCACTTTCAGTTGGTTGAGCTCGTCAAAGTATGGTGCTCAGGCATTAACCCTTGAATTAGGGCAGGTGGCTAAATTTGGTCACAATGACATGAATAGATTAGCCCAGTTCAACCAAACCCTAATCGAGCTGTTGCAAGGAAAGAGTCTTTCGCAGACTGGAAGTTTAAAGGCGTATCAAGTAGCAAACTCTATCTATCGTCAGAATGAAGCGTTTGAGTTTTTCTTCGAAGCCAAGCTGCCAAATTTCTCGTCATTTGAGTTAGGCGCTGAGCTAGGTCGGGATGGGGAAGAGCTCCTCACCATGCCAGTAGAGAGCGGTGCGATAGTCTTTCCAAACCCGGGTGTTGAGCTAAAGCAGAGAGCGGCACTTATTGTTAAGCCCTGTCAGCCAGAGTTTGTAGACGGCAATTGGAGCTACTAG
- a CDS encoding alpha/beta hydrolase: MHRHEKSVVITTIALLLSACASDPENPQFVESESLQPYMQANYDTYLSETQAWVEKHRVFIGDNHQKELDAVLPFEIKPENPNGKGILLVHGLGDSPYSYTDIAPNLAKQGYLVRVILLPGHGTRAADLGLPELKDWQGVVKHHYELLSKKVDSVWLGGFSTGANLVTELAYQTPEVEGLLLFSPAFMPRDSMAKLSPYANWFVDWAGKDEEDNYTRYNSLHMNGAAVYYRSSQVARDYIEDAKFEKPTFVMLSEKDETIDSQYAASQLSEQFTNQDNVMIWYGDNALADSRITKFKMDLPEEQIVSASHISVMYSPDNPVYKRDGEVRLCFRDQPEGTPEDCSEVDANQVWFAAWGDGDENTVRARTSFNPYFEQSMQMLDEFLKKQDG, encoded by the coding sequence ATGCATAGACATGAAAAATCAGTCGTAATAACTACAATCGCACTCCTTCTCTCGGCCTGTGCTTCAGACCCAGAAAATCCGCAATTTGTGGAATCTGAGTCCCTTCAGCCATATATGCAGGCCAACTACGATACCTATCTTTCTGAAACTCAGGCTTGGGTTGAAAAACATCGTGTGTTTATCGGAGATAATCATCAAAAAGAACTCGATGCAGTATTACCGTTTGAGATAAAACCCGAGAATCCAAACGGCAAAGGCATCCTTCTCGTACACGGTCTTGGAGACTCGCCCTACTCCTACACAGACATCGCTCCTAACCTCGCCAAACAAGGCTACCTAGTTCGCGTTATCTTGCTTCCTGGTCATGGTACTCGAGCCGCTGATCTTGGACTACCAGAGCTGAAAGATTGGCAAGGTGTGGTGAAGCATCACTATGAGCTGCTTTCTAAAAAAGTCGATTCTGTTTGGCTTGGCGGATTCTCGACCGGTGCGAACCTAGTTACTGAACTCGCCTATCAAACTCCAGAGGTGGAAGGCCTATTACTCTTCTCTCCTGCTTTTATGCCAAGGGACTCTATGGCTAAGCTAAGCCCTTATGCGAACTGGTTTGTAGATTGGGCAGGAAAAGACGAAGAGGACAACTACACCCGCTATAACTCTCTACATATGAATGGCGCAGCGGTCTATTATCGTAGCTCTCAGGTAGCTCGCGATTACATCGAAGATGCTAAGTTTGAAAAACCAACCTTTGTGATGTTAAGCGAGAAAGACGAAACCATTGATTCGCAATATGCCGCCAGTCAGCTGAGCGAGCAATTTACCAATCAAGACAATGTGATGATCTGGTATGGCGACAACGCCCTTGCCGACAGCCGCATCACCAAGTTCAAAATGGACTTACCTGAAGAACAGATTGTGAGTGCGTCACACATCTCTGTCATGTATTCACCGGACAACCCGGTTTATAAACGCGATGGTGAGGTTCGCCTTTGCTTTAGAGATCAGCCTGAGGGTACACCCGAAGATTGCTCTGAGGTCGATGCCAATCAAGTCTGGTTTGCCGCTTGGGGCGATGGCGATGAAAACACGGTTCGTGCACGAACCAGCTTCAACCCCTACTTTGAGCAAAGTATGCAGATGCTAGATGAGTTTCTAAAAAAACAAGACGGATAA
- the glgC gene encoding glucose-1-phosphate adenylyltransferase, translating to MTEHNNNYSHLPSNNLVRSTVALVLAGGKGTRLKGLTKEIAKPAVSFGGKYKIIDFTLSNCVNSGIRRVGVLTQFMAHDLIDHLQKGWNFMTNSALNEGVSIIPAQQRTGEAWYRGTADAVYQNLDIIRKQKAQQVLILGGDHIYKMDYSRMLNFHAENGADVTVACIKKPLEQASSFGVMSLNENGQIVQFDEKPENPRPHPKDPSQALVSMGIYIFNTDVLDKELCDALNDPNYNHDFGHNIIPNLLERYNVSGYVFTEKGHPGHNAYWRDVGNLDEYYAANMDLLAPTPELDLYDHSWPTITQQQQRPGAKFIFNDEGRRGSAVDSVLSAGTIISGAEVEHSLVSYNCRIEEGSKVQDSILLPDVLVGKDCRLTKVIVGEGTIIPDGTIIGEDPVKDAEMYEVTEGGVVLVTEENFR from the coding sequence ATGACGGAACATAATAATAATTACTCGCATCTACCGAGTAATAATCTAGTGCGTAGCACTGTTGCACTAGTATTAGCAGGCGGGAAAGGTACTCGCCTGAAGGGATTAACCAAAGAGATTGCAAAGCCTGCAGTATCTTTTGGTGGTAAATATAAAATTATCGATTTTACACTTTCAAACTGTGTGAATTCAGGTATTCGTCGAGTTGGTGTCCTTACACAATTCATGGCTCATGATCTTATCGACCACCTACAAAAGGGTTGGAATTTCATGACAAACTCAGCGCTAAACGAAGGTGTTAGCATCATCCCAGCTCAGCAGCGTACAGGTGAAGCTTGGTATCGTGGTACTGCGGATGCGGTATACCAGAACCTTGATATCATCCGTAAGCAAAAAGCTCAGCAGGTGCTTATCCTAGGTGGCGACCACATCTATAAGATGGACTACTCTCGCATGCTGAACTTCCATGCTGAGAACGGTGCAGACGTAACAGTAGCTTGTATCAAAAAGCCACTAGAGCAAGCGTCTTCATTTGGTGTTATGTCTCTAAACGAGAACGGTCAAATCGTTCAATTTGATGAGAAGCCTGAGAACCCGCGTCCACATCCAAAAGATCCAAGCCAAGCGCTAGTTTCTATGGGTATTTACATCTTTAACACAGATGTACTGGACAAAGAGCTGTGTGACGCACTGAACGATCCAAACTACAACCATGACTTCGGCCACAACATCATTCCTAACCTTCTAGAGCGTTACAATGTAAGTGGTTATGTGTTTACTGAGAAAGGTCACCCTGGTCACAACGCTTACTGGCGTGATGTAGGTAACCTAGATGAGTACTACGCGGCGAACATGGATCTTCTTGCGCCAACGCCTGAACTAGATCTTTACGATCACTCTTGGCCGACTATCACTCAGCAGCAGCAACGTCCTGGTGCTAAGTTCATCTTCAACGACGAAGGTCGTCGCGGTAGCGCAGTAGATTCAGTACTTTCTGCAGGTACTATCATCTCAGGCGCTGAAGTAGAGCACTCCCTAGTGTCTTACAACTGCCGCATCGAAGAAGGCTCTAAGGTTCAAGACAGCATCCTTCTACCAGACGTACTAGTTGGTAAAGACTGTCGTCTGACTAAGGTTATCGTTGGTGAAGGCACTATCATTCCTGATGGCACTATCATCGGTGAAGACCCAGTTAAAGATGCAGAAATGTATGAAGTAACTGAGGGTGGTGTGGTTCTAGTAACAGAAGAAAACTTCCGTTAA
- a CDS encoding MATE family efflux transporter has translation MTRTQNISLGRELFTMTWPMVFGVLSLMSFQLIDSAFIAQLGVLPLAAQGFTLPIGQLIIGVQVGLGIATTSVISIALGANQEKYSKQLGGLVLALGGVGTAVICLLLYLIRHPLLEMLGATADVMPIIDTYWIVWLLSSWVGAVLYFLYSVCRANGNTMLPGIMMVVTSILNLAFDPLFIFYFDMGIHGAAVATILAFGLGALYVVYRIAPKNYYSFDWKDLDLIKSIKSLFNIMMPAMTSQLMPPLAAMLSTKLLASFGTAAVAAWALGSRYEFFAIVAVLALTMSMPPMIGRYVGAKQADNIIKLVKVATAFIIISQLVIALITLAVSGGLSSLMTAEDNVEKILNMHLIIVPFSLAPLGVCILLVSVSNALGKPMRALLVSSLRLFLFFLPCLYAGAHFGGIQGLFYGAAIGNTLAGIFAWVAYQNTINKLQKKWSA, from the coding sequence ATGACAAGGACACAAAACATATCCCTTGGTAGAGAGCTGTTCACCATGACTTGGCCCATGGTGTTCGGTGTTCTCTCACTAATGAGCTTTCAGCTTATAGACAGTGCCTTTATCGCACAGCTTGGCGTCTTACCCTTGGCAGCGCAAGGCTTCACCCTGCCTATCGGCCAATTAATCATTGGCGTTCAGGTGGGACTTGGGATCGCAACCACCTCTGTCATTTCTATCGCACTGGGTGCAAACCAAGAGAAATACTCCAAACAGCTGGGTGGTCTAGTGCTTGCACTTGGTGGTGTTGGAACAGCGGTTATCTGTTTACTGCTTTACCTTATTCGCCACCCACTCCTAGAGATGCTTGGCGCGACTGCCGATGTTATGCCGATCATCGATACCTATTGGATAGTATGGCTTCTCAGTTCTTGGGTTGGCGCGGTGCTTTATTTCCTTTATAGCGTATGCAGAGCGAACGGAAATACCATGCTTCCGGGTATCATGATGGTGGTGACCAGTATCTTGAACCTAGCGTTTGATCCACTGTTCATTTTCTATTTTGATATGGGTATTCATGGCGCGGCTGTGGCTACGATCTTGGCCTTTGGCCTTGGTGCACTTTACGTTGTCTATCGTATCGCGCCGAAGAACTACTACAGCTTTGATTGGAAGGACCTTGATCTTATAAAGAGTATCAAGTCGCTGTTTAATATCATGATGCCAGCCATGACCAGCCAGTTAATGCCACCACTGGCCGCTATGCTTTCCACCAAGCTACTTGCAAGTTTTGGCACAGCAGCAGTTGCAGCCTGGGCCCTAGGCAGTCGTTACGAATTCTTCGCCATAGTTGCAGTGCTAGCACTAACCATGTCTATGCCACCTATGATAGGCCGCTATGTGGGGGCTAAGCAGGCGGACAATATTATCAAACTGGTTAAGGTCGCTACCGCCTTTATCATTATCTCTCAGCTGGTTATTGCGCTTATTACCCTAGCCGTTTCGGGCGGGCTATCTTCATTGATGACTGCCGAAGATAATGTTGAGAAGATCCTAAATATGCACCTCATCATAGTGCCGTTTAGTCTTGCACCACTTGGCGTATGTATCTTACTGGTGTCGGTTTCGAATGCTTTAGGCAAGCCGATGCGAGCTCTTCTTGTCTCAAGTTTAAGGCTGTTTTTGTTCTTCTTGCCTTGTCTTTATGCAGGTGCGCATTTTGGTGGGATACAAGGACTTTTCTATGGCGCCGCCATTGGCAATACGCTAGCAGGTATCTTTGCTTGGGTTGCCTATCAAAACACCATAAACAAACTGCAAAAAAAATGGAGCGCTTAG
- a CDS encoding DUF4056 domain-containing protein, whose amino-acid sequence MKLRSLLFVLATSFSASSFAVDAPSGVRPCCAFGVNMKSELGVVPVPFFRVKNVVEMSDLETHLYNDGSQGVASSLMGTGDEANGLIYTARGGILDTAHVRDTADYTLYLYSKIRGELGNEKEIVLEEELRSRVVKLKSVELEMSDEEKAQAELKLSALLAFRLAQWHEIAQWFGFTSVAGFKEYPSAFSPEDLYSNMLGALIAVEILENNPTPTKEEYQQAFSQIFLRKLKELGAQDGKRTEQIMNDLDKKWWDSGKRLPNKWVVKTRDYTPRLTIHPHWGDSDDRVTLSLAQYEQLEDYGYLTLVATKHEKSFSALPGYLKERSVWTKKQFNDIAQFAKKIDDEHKLSNNHLLPAYE is encoded by the coding sequence ATGAAACTACGATCTCTACTTTTTGTATTAGCTACCAGTTTTTCTGCCTCGAGCTTCGCCGTCGATGCACCCAGCGGCGTGCGTCCATGTTGTGCCTTCGGTGTAAACATGAAATCTGAACTGGGCGTAGTGCCGGTTCCCTTCTTCCGCGTAAAAAACGTGGTTGAGATGTCAGATCTGGAAACACACCTATATAACGATGGTAGCCAAGGCGTTGCCAGTAGCCTCATGGGCACAGGTGATGAAGCTAACGGTCTTATCTATACCGCTCGTGGTGGGATTCTAGACACAGCGCACGTGCGCGATACTGCCGATTACACCCTGTACCTATACAGTAAGATCCGTGGTGAACTGGGTAATGAGAAAGAGATAGTTCTAGAAGAAGAGCTTCGCTCACGCGTAGTTAAGCTTAAATCTGTTGAACTTGAAATGAGCGACGAAGAAAAAGCGCAAGCGGAACTTAAGCTAAGTGCCCTACTGGCGTTTCGTTTAGCTCAGTGGCATGAGATTGCACAATGGTTTGGCTTTACTTCGGTTGCAGGCTTTAAAGAGTATCCATCGGCTTTTTCTCCTGAAGATCTCTATTCAAATATGCTAGGTGCTTTGATTGCCGTTGAGATCCTTGAGAATAATCCAACTCCAACTAAAGAAGAGTACCAACAAGCCTTTAGTCAGATCTTCTTGCGTAAACTAAAAGAACTTGGTGCTCAAGATGGTAAACGCACCGAGCAAATCATGAATGACCTAGATAAGAAATGGTGGGATAGCGGTAAACGTCTACCTAACAAATGGGTAGTAAAGACACGTGATTACACCCCGCGCCTGACTATCCATCCTCATTGGGGTGATAGTGATGATCGCGTGACATTGTCACTAGCACAGTACGAACAACTGGAAGATTATGGTTACCTAACACTGGTTGCGACCAAACATGAAAAGAGTTTCAGCGCCCTACCTGGTTATCTGAAAGAACGCAGTGTTTGGACCAAGAAGCAGTTCAATGACATCGCACAGTTCGCTAAGAAGATTGATGACGAGCACAAGCTAAGTAATAACCATCTTCTTCCTGCGTACGAGTAA
- a CDS encoding BamA/TamA family outer membrane protein, with translation MKKLFKATSLLIFSSFTYAEVSTITGEEKGWVDSLLEFFGSSDEVDVSEGMDWGVLPGPFSNPEQGFGIGVAAVGLYAPQGTDSGNQLSTLTISGYASSEGTYGIGVDNTTFLNQNTWKLGLMARLSQTPSNYWGIGKDAAEMEANETEHEALYLRIQPTVSYQFSPGYFIKTGIDSTFLFNQSADGIALGENELDDKTNLGIILGVEYDTRDYETNPYSGRLVSLEHRWYIDAFGSDYDYQEYTFNYREYQKLFDENVLAFDFFVQGLSDEEELPWFAMSKLGGDARMRGYYYGQYRDRYQMTAQLEYRHRFTQRHGMVVWGGAGNIAPHFNELFEDSWLPTYGLGYRFAFKPRVNVRLDLGFGDETTVYFNIHEAF, from the coding sequence GTGAAGAAATTATTTAAGGCCACCTCCCTACTCATTTTCTCAAGTTTTACCTATGCCGAAGTCAGCACCATCACAGGTGAGGAAAAAGGCTGGGTGGACTCCTTGTTGGAATTTTTTGGTTCTAGCGATGAAGTGGATGTCTCAGAAGGTATGGATTGGGGAGTACTACCCGGTCCGTTTTCCAACCCAGAACAAGGCTTCGGTATAGGTGTTGCGGCAGTTGGTTTGTATGCCCCTCAAGGCACAGACTCTGGAAACCAACTCTCTACCCTAACCATTAGCGGCTATGCCTCGAGCGAAGGCACCTATGGTATAGGTGTAGACAATACTACCTTTCTTAATCAGAACACTTGGAAGCTTGGCCTGATGGCTCGCCTATCGCAAACTCCGAGTAATTATTGGGGTATAGGCAAAGACGCCGCTGAAATGGAGGCCAATGAAACCGAACACGAAGCCCTCTATTTGCGCATTCAACCTACGGTTTCTTATCAGTTTTCTCCCGGTTACTTCATAAAAACAGGTATAGATAGCACATTTCTGTTTAACCAAAGCGCCGATGGCATAGCGCTTGGGGAAAACGAGCTAGACGACAAAACCAATCTCGGCATTATTTTAGGCGTGGAATACGACACCCGAGATTATGAGACCAACCCTTACAGCGGTCGCTTGGTCAGCCTTGAACACAGATGGTATATCGATGCCTTTGGTTCGGACTATGACTATCAGGAATACACCTTTAACTACCGCGAGTATCAAAAACTCTTTGATGAGAACGTACTGGCGTTTGATTTTTTTGTACAAGGATTGAGTGACGAGGAAGAACTGCCTTGGTTTGCCATGAGCAAGCTTGGTGGTGATGCGCGTATGCGCGGTTACTATTACGGTCAATACAGAGACCGTTATCAGATGACTGCGCAGCTGGAGTATCGTCATAGATTTACACAACGACATGGAATGGTTGTTTGGGGTGGCGCAGGTAACATCGCCCCTCACTTTAACGAACTGTTTGAAGACAGCTGGCTCCCTACCTATGGTTTAGGTTACCGCTTCGCATTTAAGCCGAGGGTTAACGTTAGGCTAGATCTAGGTTTTGGCGATGAAACCACTGTCTACTTTAATATCCATGAAGCGTTCTAG
- a CDS encoding dCMP deaminase family protein: MVNKWAKRFYQMAELVGSWSKDPSTQVGAVITKKNRIVSVGFNGYPHGISDSADTDERDMKYLKTLHAEENAILFAKRDLDECEIWVTHFPCPNCAAKIIQTGIKAVHCPAQDEDFLSRWGEKIQVSQDMFEQAGVEVDWMPVEELN; the protein is encoded by the coding sequence ATGGTCAACAAATGGGCCAAACGTTTTTATCAAATGGCTGAACTTGTGGGTTCTTGGAGTAAAGACCCGTCAACGCAAGTAGGCGCCGTCATTACCAAAAAGAATCGCATCGTTTCAGTAGGCTTTAACGGCTACCCTCACGGTATTTCCGACAGTGCTGATACCGACGAGCGCGATATGAAATACTTGAAAACCCTGCATGCGGAAGAGAACGCTATCCTATTTGCCAAGCGCGATCTTGATGAGTGTGAAATCTGGGTTACTCACTTCCCTTGCCCAAACTGCGCAGCCAAGATCATTCAAACTGGTATCAAGGCCGTTCACTGCCCCGCACAGGATGAAGATTTCTTGTCTCGCTGGGGAGAAAAAATCCAGGTTAGCCAAGATATGTTTGAGCAAGCCGGCGTCGAAGTAGATTGGATGCCTGTTGAAGAACTGAACTAA
- a CDS encoding AAA family ATPase translates to MSMQRPQFIEFAEMQTKPYLLLIRGLPGSGKSTLARELAKRFSLQHLEADMFFENEQGEYQFEPDKIKDAHSWCQNKARESLKNNQSVVVSNTSVKLWEIKPYRQMAKKLGLKVFYLECDGAFDSVHGVPRSTIEKMRNKWQPIPDSWHQDNC, encoded by the coding sequence ATGTCCATGCAACGTCCTCAATTTATTGAGTTTGCAGAAATGCAGACCAAACCCTACCTGCTATTGATCAGGGGTTTGCCTGGAAGTGGAAAATCCACTTTAGCGCGGGAGTTAGCTAAGCGTTTTTCTCTACAACACCTAGAAGCCGACATGTTCTTTGAAAATGAGCAGGGTGAGTACCAGTTTGAACCAGACAAAATCAAAGATGCGCATTCTTGGTGTCAGAACAAGGCTAGGGAGTCTCTCAAGAATAACCAGTCGGTTGTGGTGTCTAATACCTCGGTAAAGCTATGGGAAATCAAACCCTACAGACAGATGGCGAAGAAGTTAGGGTTGAAGGTGTTTTACCTTGAGTGTGACGGGGCGTTTGATTCCGTGCATGGCGTACCCCGTTCAACCATAGAAAAAATGCGAAATAAATGGCAGCCCATCCCAGATTCTTGGCATCAAGACAATTGCTAA